The Punica granatum isolate Tunisia-2019 chromosome 4, ASM765513v2, whole genome shotgun sequence genome has a window encoding:
- the LOC116205809 gene encoding ACT domain-containing protein ACR3 isoform X1 — MAKTCWPYFDPEYENLSTKINPPRVSIDNTSCSDCTLIKVDSMNKPGILLEVVQILADLDLIVTKAYISSDGGWFMDVFHVTDQQGNKITDSKTMEYIEKVLGPNGHRIDRIKMWPGKRVGIHSIGDHTAIELIGKDRPGLLSEISAVLAGLQINVVAAEVWTHNRRIACVLYVNDDITSRAVDDPKKLSVMEDQLQNILRGCETNDDDDENKVARTSFSMGFTHIDRRLHQMLFADKDYESCGLTSDSDHSPPSSKSTVTIDRCEEKGYSAVSVRCKDRPKLLFDIVCTLTDLQYVVFHASISSDGPDALQEYYIRHMDGCTLDSEGEKERVIKCLEAAIRRRVSEVSYNAIFSLTRDHALRILIMLLMQGLSLELCAKDRVGLLSEVTRILRENGLSVTRAGVTTVGEQAVNVFYVRDASGNPVDMEMIEALRKEIGHTMMLNVKKSQGPAVANKAQGPEASGWAKTSFFFGNLFERFLA, encoded by the exons ATGGCTAAAACATGCTGGCCCTACTTTGATCCCGAGTATGAAAACCTCAGCACTAAAATCAATCCACCGAG GGTCTCTATCGATAACACTAGCTGTAGCGACTGTACACTTATCAAG GTTGATAGCATGAATAAACCTGGAATCCTTCTCGAAGTTGTCCAGATACTCGCTGACCTCGATCTTATTGTCACAAAAGCTTACATCTCATCAGATGGCGGCTGGTTCATGGATG TATTTCATGTCACCGATCAGCAAGGAAACAAAATTACAGATAGCAAAACGATGGAGTACATAGAAAAG GTTTTAGGTCCAAACGGGCACCGCATTGACAGAATAAAGATGTGGCCGGGCAAacgggtcgggatccactccaTTGGAGACCACACTGCAATCGAACTCATAGGCAAGGACCGTCCAGGTCTACTATCAGAAATCTCCGCGGTCCTTGCAGGACTCCAAATCAACGTGGTAGCGGCTGAAGTGTGGACTCACAACAGGAGGATTGCCTGTGTCCTGTATGTGAATGATGACATCACCAGTCGTGCCGTGGATGATCCTAAGAAACTCTCGGTCATGGAGGACCAGCTCCAGAACATCCTTCGAGGTTGTGAGACCaatgatgacgatgatgagAACAAGGTTGCTCGGACTTCTTTCTCCATGGGCTTCACTCACATTGATCGAAGGTTGCACCAGATGCTGTTTGCTGACAAGGACTATGAGAGCTGTGGCCTGACTTCTGATTCCGATCATAGCCCGCCCTCCTCAAAATCAACAGTCACGATCGACCGGTGCGAGGAGAAGGGGTATTCTGCGGTCAGTGTCCGGTGCAAGGATCGACCGAAGCTGTTATTTGACATTGTTTGCACGCTGACGGATTTGCAGTATGTTGTTTTCCATGCTAGCATCTCATCCGATGGTCCCGATGCTCTACAG GAATACTACATTAGGCATATGGATGGTTGCACACTCGATTCTGAAGGAGAGAAGGAACGGGTGATTAAATGCCTTGAAGCTGCGATTCGGAGACGAGTCAGTGAGGTAAGTTACAATGCCATCTTCAGCCTAACTCGTGATCATGCTCTACGTATTTTAATTATGTTACTAATGCAGGGACTAAGCTTAGAGCTATGTGCAAAGGACAGAGTGGGGCTGCTCTCAGAGGTAACTCGGATCCTCCGAGAAAACGGGCTCTCTGTTACAAGGGCTGGGGTGACCACGGTCGGGGAACAGGCCGTGAATGTCTTCTATGTTCGAGACGCTTCGGGGAACCCGGTGGACATGGAGATGATCGAGGCCCTGAGGAAGGAAATCGGGCACACGATGATGCTCAACGTGAAGAAGTCGCAGGGACCGGCCGTCGCGAATAAGGCCCAGGGCCCCGAGGCCAGCGGGTGGGCCAAGACAAGCTTCTTCTTTGGGAATCTCTTCGAGAGATTCTTGGCTTGA
- the LOC116205809 gene encoding ACT domain-containing protein ACR3 isoform X2: protein MAKTCWPYFDPEYENLSTKINPPRVSIDNTSCSDCTLIKVDSMNKPGILLEVVQILADLDLIVTKAYISSDGGWFMDVFHVTDQQGNKITDSKTMEYIEKVLGPNGHRIDRIKMWPGKRVGIHSIGDHTAIELIGKDRPGLLSEISAVLAGLQINVVAAEVWTHNRRIACVLYVNDDITSRAVDDPKKLSVMEDQLQNILRGCETNDDDDENKVARTSFSMGFTHIDRRLHQMLFADKDYESCGLTSDSDHSPPSSKSTVTIDRCEEKGYSAVSVRCKDRPKLLFDIVCTLTDLQYVVFHASISSDGPDALQEYYIRHMDGCTLDSEGEKERVIKCLEAAIRRRVSEGLSLELCAKDRVGLLSEVTRILRENGLSVTRAGVTTVGEQAVNVFYVRDASGNPVDMEMIEALRKEIGHTMMLNVKKSQGPAVANKAQGPEASGWAKTSFFFGNLFERFLA, encoded by the exons ATGGCTAAAACATGCTGGCCCTACTTTGATCCCGAGTATGAAAACCTCAGCACTAAAATCAATCCACCGAG GGTCTCTATCGATAACACTAGCTGTAGCGACTGTACACTTATCAAG GTTGATAGCATGAATAAACCTGGAATCCTTCTCGAAGTTGTCCAGATACTCGCTGACCTCGATCTTATTGTCACAAAAGCTTACATCTCATCAGATGGCGGCTGGTTCATGGATG TATTTCATGTCACCGATCAGCAAGGAAACAAAATTACAGATAGCAAAACGATGGAGTACATAGAAAAG GTTTTAGGTCCAAACGGGCACCGCATTGACAGAATAAAGATGTGGCCGGGCAAacgggtcgggatccactccaTTGGAGACCACACTGCAATCGAACTCATAGGCAAGGACCGTCCAGGTCTACTATCAGAAATCTCCGCGGTCCTTGCAGGACTCCAAATCAACGTGGTAGCGGCTGAAGTGTGGACTCACAACAGGAGGATTGCCTGTGTCCTGTATGTGAATGATGACATCACCAGTCGTGCCGTGGATGATCCTAAGAAACTCTCGGTCATGGAGGACCAGCTCCAGAACATCCTTCGAGGTTGTGAGACCaatgatgacgatgatgagAACAAGGTTGCTCGGACTTCTTTCTCCATGGGCTTCACTCACATTGATCGAAGGTTGCACCAGATGCTGTTTGCTGACAAGGACTATGAGAGCTGTGGCCTGACTTCTGATTCCGATCATAGCCCGCCCTCCTCAAAATCAACAGTCACGATCGACCGGTGCGAGGAGAAGGGGTATTCTGCGGTCAGTGTCCGGTGCAAGGATCGACCGAAGCTGTTATTTGACATTGTTTGCACGCTGACGGATTTGCAGTATGTTGTTTTCCATGCTAGCATCTCATCCGATGGTCCCGATGCTCTACAG GAATACTACATTAGGCATATGGATGGTTGCACACTCGATTCTGAAGGAGAGAAGGAACGGGTGATTAAATGCCTTGAAGCTGCGATTCGGAGACGAGTCAGTGAG GGACTAAGCTTAGAGCTATGTGCAAAGGACAGAGTGGGGCTGCTCTCAGAGGTAACTCGGATCCTCCGAGAAAACGGGCTCTCTGTTACAAGGGCTGGGGTGACCACGGTCGGGGAACAGGCCGTGAATGTCTTCTATGTTCGAGACGCTTCGGGGAACCCGGTGGACATGGAGATGATCGAGGCCCTGAGGAAGGAAATCGGGCACACGATGATGCTCAACGTGAAGAAGTCGCAGGGACCGGCCGTCGCGAATAAGGCCCAGGGCCCCGAGGCCAGCGGGTGGGCCAAGACAAGCTTCTTCTTTGGGAATCTCTTCGAGAGATTCTTGGCTTGA